A region of Thermococcus barossii DNA encodes the following proteins:
- the trmB gene encoding HTH-type sugar-sensing transcriptional regulator TrmB, translated as MEISEKAITMLTRIGFTKYEVMIYWTLLVYGPSTAKEISERSGVPYNRVYDTIASLKARGFVNEVEGSPKVYVAYSPKIAFLKFKRDIDGIKDELEKELKRVKVKTEERPGIWRTKDLDIAVEMVRESIDSSSYEAILVAPEKFLENIEDNIKAALKRGTTISLYTEEKIDLSDFAKLGNLYVRKFHKLNHFIGMFDGREVIDIQNIGFRPRNPPSFKATYPEIIFSQYSFIREAFKESSLILEGIKNRDDLRFFANFHAVDIIRRHLNDGVIYAKVLGRNLVTGEVEELEGRVVGYTVALDEGIDNFDLETERGIVKVGGMFAVLEEYETTMIRLTIV; from the coding sequence ATGGAGATCAGCGAGAAGGCCATAACCATGCTGACCAGAATCGGCTTCACGAAGTACGAGGTCATGATATACTGGACGCTCCTGGTTTACGGGCCGAGCACCGCGAAGGAAATATCCGAGAGGAGTGGGGTGCCCTACAACAGGGTCTACGACACCATAGCATCTCTGAAGGCAAGGGGCTTCGTCAACGAGGTCGAAGGCTCTCCCAAGGTTTACGTCGCATACTCTCCAAAGATAGCGTTCCTGAAGTTCAAGAGGGACATCGACGGGATAAAGGATGAGCTGGAGAAGGAACTCAAGCGGGTTAAGGTGAAAACGGAGGAGAGGCCGGGGATATGGCGCACCAAAGACTTGGACATAGCCGTGGAAATGGTTAGGGAGTCTATAGACTCCAGCTCCTACGAGGCTATACTCGTCGCCCCGGAGAAGTTTCTGGAGAACATAGAGGACAACATAAAGGCCGCCCTCAAGAGGGGAACCACAATCTCCCTTTACACCGAGGAAAAAATAGACCTCTCCGATTTTGCCAAGCTCGGCAACCTCTACGTGAGGAAGTTCCACAAGCTGAACCATTTCATCGGGATGTTCGACGGCAGGGAGGTCATAGACATCCAGAACATCGGCTTCCGGCCGAGGAACCCGCCCAGCTTCAAGGCCACCTATCCGGAGATAATATTCTCCCAGTACAGCTTCATCCGGGAGGCGTTCAAGGAGTCGAGCCTCATACTTGAGGGGATAAAAAACAGGGATGACTTGAGGTTCTTTGCGAACTTCCACGCCGTGGACATCATAAGGCGGCACCTCAACGACGGCGTCATCTATGCCAAGGTACTTGGGAGAAACCTCGTCACGGGTGAGGTGGAGGAACTCGAGGGCCGCGTTGTGGGCTACACCGTTGCCCTTGACGAGGGAATAGACAACTTTGACCTGGAAACAGAGAGGGGAATAGTGAAGGTTGGGGGAATGTTTGCGGTTCTGGAGGAGTACGAAACGACCATGATCCGGCTGACCATAGTTTGA
- the treT gene encoding trehalose synthase codes for MFPVTKLPQRRIEDYSTVAGKGAILRIVEKAEKLSGARFVHVNSTPYGGGVAEILSNLVPLMNDIGIMTEWWVIEGNDEFFNVTKTFHNALQGNKDLKLTQEMTNLYLKTNEENAKSAELSEFDYVLIHDPQPAALIDFYEKKQPWIWRCHIDLSDPNREFWEFLRQYVQKYDRYIFHLPEYVQPDLNPEKTVIMPPSIDPLSEKNMELKESEVLKTLERFDVDPERPIITQVARFDPWKGVFDVIDVYRKVKEKIPGVQLLLVGVMAADDPEGWVYFEKTLRKIGEDYDVKVLTNLTGVHAREVNAFQRASDVVLQMSIREGFGLTVTEAMWKGKPVVGRAVGGIKFQVVDGETGFLVRNVSEAVERVIYLLKHPEEAGLMGMKARERVRENFLITKHLERYLDLLLSFSGEG; via the coding sequence ATGTTCCCTGTTACAAAGCTACCCCAAAGGAGAATTGAGGACTATTCTACCGTTGCCGGAAAAGGGGCCATTCTAAGGATTGTGGAAAAAGCAGAAAAGCTCTCAGGGGCAAGATTTGTCCACGTTAACTCGACTCCCTATGGCGGTGGGGTTGCCGAGATACTGAGCAACCTCGTACCCCTCATGAACGACATCGGAATAATGACCGAGTGGTGGGTTATAGAAGGGAATGATGAGTTCTTCAACGTCACGAAAACCTTCCACAACGCCCTCCAGGGCAACAAAGACCTCAAACTCACCCAAGAAATGACGAACCTCTACCTCAAGACCAACGAGGAGAACGCGAAGAGTGCAGAGTTAAGCGAATTTGATTATGTCCTCATTCACGATCCGCAGCCAGCAGCGTTGATAGACTTTTACGAGAAAAAACAGCCCTGGATCTGGCGCTGTCACATAGACCTGAGCGACCCAAACAGAGAATTCTGGGAATTTCTAAGGCAATACGTGCAAAAATACGACAGATATATTTTCCATCTTCCAGAATACGTTCAGCCTGACTTGAATCCCGAGAAAACCGTCATCATGCCGCCGTCAATCGACCCGCTGAGCGAGAAGAACATGGAGCTGAAAGAGTCCGAAGTCCTCAAGACACTCGAACGGTTCGATGTTGACCCTGAAAGACCGATAATCACTCAGGTTGCCCGTTTCGACCCGTGGAAGGGTGTGTTCGATGTCATTGACGTCTACAGGAAAGTGAAGGAAAAGATTCCGGGCGTTCAACTGCTCCTCGTTGGAGTCATGGCGGCGGACGATCCGGAGGGCTGGGTTTACTTCGAGAAGACATTGCGTAAGATTGGGGAGGACTATGACGTCAAGGTTCTAACGAATCTGACCGGCGTTCACGCGCGAGAAGTCAATGCCTTCCAGCGGGCTAGTGATGTGGTTTTGCAGATGTCCATTAGGGAGGGGTTTGGGCTTACTGTGACTGAGGCTATGTGGAAGGGAAAGCCAGTGGTTGGCAGGGCAGTTGGGGGAATCAAATTCCAGGTGGTCGACGGGGAGACAGGATTCCTCGTGAGGAATGTAAGCGAAGCAGTGGAACGGGTAATCTACCTTCTGAAGCATCCCGAGGAAGCAGGGCTCATGGGCATGAAGGCCCGTGAGAGGGTACGGGAGAACTTCCTCATCACCAAACACCTGGAAAGGTATTTAGACCTCCTCCTCTCATTTTCTGGGGAGGGGTAG
- a CDS encoding ABC transporter ATP-binding protein: MADVRLVNVWKMFGDFAAVKDMNLHVKDGEFMILLGPSGCGKTTTLRMIAGLEEPTKGQIYVGDRLVADPEKGIFVPPKDRDIAMVFQSYALYPHMTVYDNIAFPLKLRKVPKQEIDQRVREVAELLGLTELLKRKPRELSGGQRQRVALGRAIVRKPQVFLMDEPLSNLDAKLRVKMRAELKRLQRQLGVTTIYVTHDQVEAMTMGDRIAVINAGVLQQVGTPDEVYDKPANTFVAGFIGSPPMNFMNATITEDGFADFGEFKLKLLPDQFAVLREKNLVGKEVIFGIRPEDIYDAMFAQVKVPGENMVRAMVEIIENLGSEKIVHLRVGGVTFLGAFRSESKVREGQEVDVVFDMRKAHTFEKENGKAIF, from the coding sequence ATGGCGGATGTCAGGCTTGTGAACGTTTGGAAGATGTTTGGTGATTTTGCGGCTGTTAAGGATATGAATCTTCATGTGAAAGACGGGGAGTTCATGATCCTCCTCGGACCGAGCGGTTGCGGAAAGACCACCACGCTGAGGATGATAGCCGGCCTCGAGGAGCCGACGAAGGGGCAGATATACGTCGGGGACAGGCTCGTGGCCGACCCAGAAAAGGGAATCTTCGTCCCACCGAAGGACAGGGACATTGCAATGGTCTTCCAAAGCTACGCGCTTTACCCCCACATGACGGTTTACGACAACATAGCCTTTCCCCTCAAGCTCAGGAAGGTGCCGAAGCAGGAGATAGACCAACGCGTCAGAGAAGTTGCGGAACTCCTCGGCCTAACAGAACTCCTCAAGAGGAAGCCGAGGGAGCTGAGCGGTGGTCAGAGGCAGAGGGTTGCCCTGGGCAGGGCGATAGTGAGGAAGCCCCAAGTCTTCCTCATGGACGAGCCCCTGAGCAACCTGGACGCAAAGCTCAGGGTGAAAATGCGCGCCGAACTCAAGAGGCTCCAAAGACAACTCGGAGTCACCACAATCTACGTCACCCACGATCAAGTGGAAGCAATGACCATGGGCGACAGGATTGCAGTCATCAACGCTGGAGTACTCCAACAGGTCGGAACGCCGGATGAAGTCTACGACAAGCCGGCGAACACCTTCGTAGCCGGCTTCATCGGATCACCCCCAATGAACTTCATGAACGCGACAATAACCGAGGACGGTTTCGCCGACTTTGGAGAATTCAAGCTGAAACTCTTGCCAGACCAGTTCGCGGTCCTAAGGGAGAAGAACCTCGTCGGGAAGGAGGTAATCTTCGGAATCCGCCCTGAGGATATTTATGATGCAATGTTCGCTCAAGTGAAAGTTCCCGGCGAGAACATGGTTCGAGCAATGGTGGAGATCATCGAGAACCTGGGAAGCGAGAAAATAGTCCACCTGCGCGTTGGAGGAGTAACCTTCCTCGGAGCATTCAGGTCGGAATCAAAAGTCAGGGAAGGTCAAGAAGTCGACGTCGTCTTCGACATGCGGAAAGCCCACACCTTCGAAAAAGAAAACGGAAAAGCAATATTCTGA
- a CDS encoding carbohydrate ABC transporter permease: MGGRRDWLSKDFLILMMPAFILLLVFILYPIFNTFYLGFTKWDGFTQPQFVGLENYRTMMGDPLFWTSVKNNLFIFIVFLPLVTMLGLGFALLLHNSAVVGRNLLRGFVMLGMVMPLTVVGIVWMLLLDPNAGIVNHVLSFFGIEPRAWIQDPSTAIYFVIIGSLWAWQGFSTTVFLAGLEGLDIEVLEASIIDGANPWQRFRYVILPLLKPALIVVVTMSSIYILKVFDLVYVLSGGESVPMYLSVLAYMVYYEIFRMFKWGYAAAIATLLTVAVFLFSIGMLKKMISERGVGS; encoded by the coding sequence ATGGGCGGAAGGAGGGACTGGCTCAGCAAGGATTTCCTGATCCTGATGATGCCCGCCTTCATCCTCCTTTTAGTTTTTATACTGTACCCGATTTTCAACACGTTCTACCTGGGGTTCACCAAGTGGGACGGCTTTACCCAGCCCCAGTTCGTTGGACTTGAAAACTACCGCACCATGATGGGAGATCCTCTCTTCTGGACGTCCGTTAAGAACAATCTATTCATCTTCATAGTCTTCCTCCCCTTAGTAACGATGCTCGGCCTTGGTTTTGCTCTCCTCCTTCACAACAGTGCGGTTGTGGGGCGCAACCTGCTCAGGGGCTTCGTTATGCTTGGAATGGTGATGCCCCTAACCGTTGTCGGTATCGTCTGGATGCTCCTTCTCGATCCCAACGCCGGTATCGTTAATCATGTTCTTAGCTTCTTTGGAATCGAACCCCGGGCGTGGATTCAGGACCCCAGTACGGCGATATACTTCGTTATAATAGGCTCCCTATGGGCGTGGCAGGGCTTTTCAACCACGGTGTTCCTGGCCGGGCTGGAAGGTCTTGACATCGAGGTTCTTGAGGCGTCCATCATTGACGGTGCAAACCCCTGGCAGCGGTTTAGGTACGTGATACTGCCCCTGCTGAAGCCCGCTCTGATAGTCGTCGTTACAATGAGTTCCATCTACATACTCAAGGTCTTCGACCTCGTTTACGTCCTCTCCGGTGGTGAGTCTGTGCCAATGTACCTCTCGGTGCTCGCTTACATGGTGTATTACGAGATATTCCGCATGTTCAAGTGGGGATATGCCGCCGCGATAGCGACTTTGCTGACCGTTGCAGTGTTCCTGTTCTCCATAGGGATGCTGAAGAAGATGATAAGTGAAAGGGGAGTGGGCTCATGA
- a CDS encoding glycoside hydrolase 5 family protein, with amino-acid sequence MEFILGVNYWPRRKAMFWWKEFEEWEVREEFQVIKDLNLDAVRIFLLWEDFQPEPERIDENSLRNLEKVMAIAHDLGLKVMPTFFIGHMSGINWLPEWTLSDKPHERFLTYSNGRVVDLGARDIYEEPDLLEAERLLLEVVASEFDDHPALYAWDISNEIDNVRIPRTPEAGRRWVRFVYETLKASSSKPVTFGIHQEDIQGDKHFRVGDVAEGNDFLCMHAYSVYTDFTDPLDPYFVPFACLLTRALGKKDVLMEEFGMPTTRGETRKIRSVTGKHEAEHYLVGEEDAARWLEETLKALYEFGVLGAFYWNFSDYHESIWDRPPLDRAVHERFFGLLRSDGSLKPTALVMREFRKRMGELKRRNVEVEVPEDYYSDPKGNIVRLYAEFRQKLGL; translated from the coding sequence ATGGAGTTCATCCTCGGTGTCAACTACTGGCCGAGAAGGAAGGCTATGTTCTGGTGGAAGGAGTTCGAGGAGTGGGAGGTTCGTGAGGAATTTCAGGTAATAAAGGACCTCAACCTTGACGCCGTGAGAATTTTCCTGCTCTGGGAGGACTTTCAGCCGGAACCTGAAAGAATCGATGAGAACTCCCTTCGAAATCTGGAGAAGGTCATGGCCATAGCTCATGATCTCGGACTGAAGGTCATGCCGACCTTCTTCATCGGCCACATGAGCGGAATAAACTGGCTCCCCGAGTGGACCCTCTCCGACAAACCCCACGAGAGATTCCTGACGTATTCGAACGGAAGAGTTGTTGACCTCGGTGCGAGGGACATCTATGAGGAGCCTGACCTTTTAGAGGCGGAGAGACTGCTCCTTGAGGTCGTCGCCTCCGAGTTCGACGACCATCCCGCACTCTACGCATGGGACATCTCCAATGAGATAGACAACGTCAGGATTCCCCGCACTCCCGAGGCGGGGAGAAGATGGGTCCGGTTTGTGTATGAGACCCTGAAAGCCAGTTCCAGTAAGCCGGTTACCTTCGGCATTCATCAGGAGGACATTCAGGGAGACAAACACTTCCGCGTGGGTGACGTGGCGGAGGGAAACGATTTCCTCTGCATGCACGCGTACTCCGTCTACACGGACTTCACGGACCCCCTGGATCCGTACTTCGTCCCCTTCGCATGCCTGCTGACCAGGGCACTGGGGAAAAAGGATGTTCTCATGGAGGAGTTTGGAATGCCAACAACGCGGGGAGAAACCAGAAAGATACGCTCCGTGACTGGCAAGCACGAGGCCGAACACTACTTGGTGGGGGAGGAGGACGCCGCGAGGTGGCTCGAAGAGACCCTTAAGGCCCTCTACGAGTTCGGTGTCCTCGGTGCGTTCTACTGGAACTTCTCCGACTATCACGAGAGCATATGGGACAGGCCTCCCCTCGACAGGGCGGTTCACGAGAGGTTCTTTGGTCTTCTGAGAAGCGATGGAAGCCTAAAGCCGACCGCACTTGTGATGAGGGAGTTCAGGAAGAGGATGGGCGAACTTAAAAGGAGAAACGTGGAAGTAGAAGTGCCTGAGGACTACTACTCAGACCCCAAAGGCAACATTGTAAGGCTGTACGCGGAGTTCAGGCAAAAGCTCGGCCTTTAG
- a CDS encoding L-fucose/L-arabinose isomerase family protein, producing the protein MIAIVTFTDPRPTALSTERERALMEKHSLLSEELRKAGFEVLDVNRELKKYESLKAGKNFGIDSMEESFSAGKIIAGSSASGIIAGLWHWTESNLVTALVREAKRPLLLYADDDPAWAGTTCVTSVGASLWESAVNEYALNHVRLKGNVEKVKAWVRAVEAAAELSRKSLLLWGAPYTLGMEHLMDDLPRLKRFVGDFIMLDQYILVRKAEKMLADERLRIRVEEFYDWLLEKTTVKFDELMLTPEALRRQIALYLAAKESWSEQSGVSAVSIKCQPELSEVYGVTACLIPALFPFSADAEGGKEVIPATCEGDVKGTISSALLFYLSGKPPLFGDIKYVDDEIVMIANCGASSLYYARLSENPEENLKATTLQGQCQGASGGALTYRTPPAEFTVARLIRRGGEYYLLHFRAEGIEITEEMESKLKWGKQWPHTAIKNPLDKETFISAMGANHLSLVPGDYSEELRFVARLWGVKAINLEDPREVKSFLGV; encoded by the coding sequence ATGATAGCAATCGTCACCTTTACAGACCCCCGGCCAACGGCCCTCTCGACCGAGCGTGAAAGGGCCCTCATGGAGAAGCACTCACTCCTCTCGGAGGAGCTGAGGAAGGCCGGCTTCGAAGTTCTCGACGTGAACCGCGAACTGAAGAAGTACGAATCGCTCAAAGCCGGAAAGAACTTCGGCATAGATTCGATGGAAGAGAGCTTTAGTGCGGGGAAGATTATAGCCGGAAGCTCCGCCTCGGGAATAATAGCCGGCCTCTGGCACTGGACGGAGAGCAACCTCGTTACGGCACTCGTGAGGGAAGCCAAAAGACCCCTCCTCCTCTACGCCGACGACGACCCTGCCTGGGCGGGAACGACGTGCGTCACCTCGGTTGGTGCCTCTCTCTGGGAGAGCGCGGTAAACGAGTACGCCCTCAACCACGTCCGCCTGAAGGGGAACGTTGAGAAGGTCAAGGCGTGGGTAAGAGCGGTGGAGGCTGCGGCGGAACTTTCCAGAAAGTCACTCCTGCTGTGGGGTGCACCCTACACCCTCGGGATGGAGCACCTTATGGACGACCTTCCGCGGCTTAAACGCTTCGTGGGCGACTTCATAATGCTCGACCAGTACATCCTTGTGAGAAAGGCAGAGAAAATGCTCGCCGATGAGAGGCTTAGAATCCGCGTGGAGGAGTTCTACGACTGGCTGCTGGAGAAGACGACCGTGAAGTTCGACGAGCTCATGCTGACCCCGGAGGCCTTGAGGAGGCAGATAGCCCTCTACCTCGCTGCAAAGGAGAGCTGGAGCGAGCAGAGCGGCGTATCGGCCGTTTCAATAAAGTGCCAGCCCGAGCTGAGCGAGGTCTACGGCGTTACAGCCTGCCTGATTCCAGCGCTGTTCCCGTTCAGCGCCGACGCCGAAGGCGGGAAGGAGGTAATCCCCGCCACCTGTGAGGGCGACGTTAAGGGCACGATAAGCTCGGCCCTCCTCTTCTACCTCAGCGGAAAGCCGCCGCTCTTTGGGGACATAAAGTACGTGGACGATGAGATAGTCATGATAGCCAACTGCGGCGCGTCCTCACTCTACTACGCAAGGCTGAGCGAGAATCCGGAGGAGAACCTAAAAGCCACCACTCTCCAAGGGCAGTGTCAGGGAGCGAGCGGAGGGGCCCTGACGTATAGAACCCCACCCGCAGAATTCACCGTGGCGAGGCTCATACGGAGGGGCGGCGAGTACTACCTCCTCCACTTCAGAGCCGAAGGGATCGAAATAACCGAGGAGATGGAGTCGAAGCTAAAATGGGGCAAACAGTGGCCGCATACTGCCATAAAGAACCCGCTCGACAAGGAGACCTTCATATCGGCCATGGGGGCCAACCACCTTTCCCTGGTTCCGGGCGATTACAGCGAGGAACTCCGCTTCGTGGCAAGGCTCTGGGGGGTAAAAGCAATAAACCTCGAAGACCCAAGGGAGGTAAAGTCCTTCCTTGGGGTGTAG
- a CDS encoding ABC transporter substrate-binding protein: MRFHAKRFALLLSVLLLAAFVSGCISGGGTSPTQTTTSSPTQTTTTSQKPVEVVVYGQWGGVEGENFQNALKVYEQEHPNVKIKYVIQSKLRDAVLTELATGSPGFDIAILPWPALITELGQKNQLEPMNSVVDSYKGDIMENLLQPVKVGDTYYAVPIKAWAKPGIWYNVHDFEKYNVKLPETLDDLKAACKVFEQNGIQPMASGAADKWPLSDIFEAVLIRVGGPQLHNDLMTHKVKWTDPQVLEAFKVLSDLLKEGCYGDPKVAIGEKWEVQVTRLGQGEVAMYFMGNWINLMLQNQGYKPGTDYDLIPFPVINPNADFAIVAGGDWVIIPKGAPHKEAAFELAKWLAGPEYQKIMVEQKGYLAPNLEVPKSAYDPVDAKIIDMMAKYTVVPDLDDNAPSGFQPIIWDKLFELWANPDNYQQIAQELEQYAEQYYGS; the protein is encoded by the coding sequence ATGAGGTTTCATGCCAAAAGGTTTGCATTGCTTTTGAGCGTGCTGTTGTTAGCCGCCTTTGTCTCCGGATGCATTTCAGGAGGGGGAACCTCCCCGACGCAGACAACAACTTCCAGCCCCACACAGACGACCACAACCTCCCAGAAGCCGGTTGAGGTGGTCGTTTACGGCCAGTGGGGTGGAGTTGAGGGTGAGAACTTCCAGAACGCTCTGAAGGTTTACGAGCAGGAGCACCCGAACGTTAAGATAAAGTATGTGATTCAGTCCAAGCTCAGGGATGCCGTTCTCACAGAGCTCGCAACGGGCTCTCCCGGTTTTGACATTGCAATTCTTCCGTGGCCTGCACTCATCACTGAGCTCGGCCAGAAGAACCAGCTTGAGCCAATGAACTCCGTCGTCGACTCCTATAAGGGCGACATTATGGAGAACCTTCTTCAGCCGGTTAAGGTTGGGGACACCTATTATGCAGTTCCCATAAAGGCCTGGGCCAAGCCAGGTATCTGGTACAATGTCCACGACTTTGAGAAGTACAACGTGAAGCTGCCCGAGACCCTTGACGACCTCAAGGCCGCATGTAAAGTCTTTGAGCAGAACGGAATCCAGCCCATGGCCAGCGGTGCCGCAGACAAGTGGCCTCTGAGCGACATCTTTGAGGCGGTTCTCATCAGGGTTGGCGGTCCGCAGCTCCACAACGACCTGATGACCCACAAGGTCAAGTGGACCGACCCCCAGGTTCTTGAGGCCTTCAAGGTGCTCAGCGACCTTCTTAAGGAGGGCTGCTACGGTGATCCTAAGGTTGCCATCGGTGAGAAGTGGGAAGTTCAAGTCACGAGGCTCGGCCAGGGAGAGGTGGCCATGTACTTTATGGGCAACTGGATAAACCTCATGCTCCAGAACCAGGGTTACAAGCCCGGCACTGACTACGACCTGATTCCGTTCCCCGTCATCAACCCCAACGCCGACTTCGCCATAGTTGCCGGTGGGGACTGGGTCATCATACCCAAAGGAGCCCCGCACAAGGAGGCCGCCTTTGAGCTTGCCAAGTGGCTCGCCGGTCCGGAATACCAGAAGATAATGGTGGAGCAGAAGGGATACCTCGCGCCCAACCTTGAGGTTCCCAAGAGTGCCTACGACCCCGTTGACGCGAAGATTATCGACATGATGGCCAAGTACACCGTGGTTCCAGACCTCGATGACAACGCCCCCTCAGGATTCCAGCCGATAATCTGGGACAAGCTCTTCGAGCTCTGGGCCAACCCGGACAACTACCAGCAGATAGCCCAGGAGCTTGAACAGTACGCAGAACAGTACTACGGCTCATGA
- a CDS encoding carbohydrate ABC transporter permease, protein MKVSTRYKVTINLVAWSIGLMLLIPLLGLIMTSVRPFDEIVNGWWNLRNAHFIIDNYVSVWDAGFWKNILNSILIATVATVIPILIAGMAAYGFTSFSFPIKTMLFLTLVAIQVVPQQAVIVPLLRLFRDLHLYDQYYGIILVHTAFALPWTIFFLRNFFMSIPKDYEEAARIDGLSDVGIYFKVILPIAMPAVISVAVVQFIFVWQDLFFAITLLRPEKWPVSAGVTQFISRYNPNWGQLTAAGVLAILVPITVYIVLQKYYMRGVSGGIKG, encoded by the coding sequence ATGAAGGTAAGCACGAGATACAAGGTCACCATAAACCTCGTGGCGTGGTCCATAGGGCTAATGCTCCTGATACCCCTCCTGGGACTGATAATGACCTCCGTTAGGCCCTTCGACGAGATAGTTAACGGCTGGTGGAACCTCAGGAACGCCCACTTCATCATCGACAACTACGTCAGTGTATGGGACGCCGGCTTCTGGAAGAACATCCTCAACTCGATTCTGATAGCCACTGTGGCCACGGTAATTCCGATACTTATCGCCGGAATGGCAGCCTACGGCTTCACTTCCTTCAGCTTCCCGATAAAGACGATGCTCTTCCTGACCCTCGTTGCCATCCAGGTAGTCCCACAGCAGGCAGTCATAGTCCCCCTCCTGAGGCTCTTCCGCGACCTTCATCTGTACGACCAGTACTACGGTATAATCCTCGTTCACACGGCCTTCGCGCTCCCGTGGACGATATTCTTCCTCCGCAACTTCTTCATGTCGATTCCCAAGGACTATGAAGAGGCTGCGAGGATAGACGGCCTCAGCGATGTTGGGATATACTTCAAGGTGATACTCCCCATAGCGATGCCCGCGGTTATCAGCGTCGCCGTGGTCCAGTTCATCTTCGTGTGGCAGGATCTGTTCTTTGCGATAACCCTCCTGAGACCGGAGAAGTGGCCAGTTTCAGCCGGCGTCACCCAGTTCATAAGCCGCTACAACCCCAACTGGGGACAGCTGACCGCCGCTGGAGTGCTGGCAATACTCGTACCCATCACCGTCTACATCGTGCTCCAGAAGTACTATATGAGGGGAGTGTCCGGCGGAATCAAGGGCTGA